A stretch of DNA from Triticum dicoccoides isolate Atlit2015 ecotype Zavitan chromosome 2A, WEW_v2.0, whole genome shotgun sequence:
CATGTGTTAGATCTTTTATCATCACAGGGCAGCATCTCATGATTAATGCACGTGCCATGGTCTGCCAGTGAGAAACAAGAGAATGTCAAGTTGAAGCTGAGGATAAAATTAGATGATAAATTACATGCAGCATGAATACTGGCTAAGTTATATGAGATGAATGATGGCCCAGTGACCTCAGCTAAAGCTAAAGCTACAAACAATTAAGCCTTGACAAACATGGTGCAGGTAGAGAGGGTCTTCTTCGAGGCCCAAGCCTCATTTATGATGAGAAAGAGAAGATGAATTCAAAATAAAGTAGCTTCTGTGAGAGCTAAAACTCTCAGACCATTTTTGTTAGGGGCTAAACTACCACCAAACAGGGACTTGGATCAACAGAAGGGGAAAAGGTTCTATAAAACCAAGGAATGAATTATATCCAGCAAGATATATTACACTGAAAAGTAGACATCCAACTCAAAGGTACATAAGAGAGTATGGGGAATACGCATTAAATTAGTATTTAGTTTTAGTGATTGCAGAAATAATGCAAATGACAGGGCAAAAGAGGAGGGATCATAATCGTTACATGAATCTCCACACTGGAGACATTTCAAGATATCTGAGGATGACGGAACCTCATTTTCACTAACTGGAGTCCCACATTTCCGACATGAGCAATTATGGCAGTACCAACTGCCTTCTGGAAGCTCCTGCAGATGTAAAAGCTAGTAAATAAATTATCAAACAAACTTCATCATATAAGTGGTCAATTCAAATTTCTAATTCCTACAAACACATTTTCTGGAGCACAACAATAATGGACCATAACATCTTCATTGAAAGTTTGAAACATATTTAAGTTTGAAACAATGGCACTGTAGAGAGAAGCTAGATACCTGGGCAGACAAGCAAGCTTCATGATATGTTGATGGGCAATTGTCACAGCATAGTAATTCACCGCCATCTCCACAGAAACCACATGTATCGTCATTTTCATCCATCGCCTCGACTTTCCTACCACATGCATCACTTCTCCTGCTCATCAATTCGGCAGACCAAGCCTCCAACTGGCATAGAGTATACGACTTGCCAGACTGCAGAAAGAGGCCTAATGAGGACTTGGGCAGACAACAACCAGCATGAGCCTTGAAGTCTGATACAGATAAGGTTTTTGCGCAACATTTGCAAAGAATGCCTTCCCAGGTGACCTGCCCATCCTTCATGACTTCGTTGCTCTTCAGATTCCGATACTGAATAACATCTTTTACGGTCAGAAAGCCAGTTGCAATCAACCAGCAGAGCACAGTTTTCCGTGCCAAACTTATTCTCTTCCCACCCAATAGGTTTGTCCCCCCTTTTCCAAGCAGTTTGGTAGCTCTCTTTTGGCCTTTAAGCTTTTTGTACTTTGCAACCGAAAAATCTGAGCTTGCAGCAAATTTGTTGTAGGAGTCGACGTCCCTGTTTTTTACAATAGCTGTGATCAAAAGGTCATCGTCGTGGATACGCAACTCAAGAGGTCTTTTCTTGATATGCTTATCACAACCTTCAGGTTTCCTTTTAGCAGCGATCGTCTTGCAGATTTGTGAGTCACGAGATAAATCAGTTTTCAGGGGAGCAGTATTAGACTCAAGGGATAACTCAACAGGAACAGCATTGTCGACTGAAACCTTAGGGGAGTCCTTGGGGGGAGTTCTAGGAGATGATTCCTTCAATGACGGCAACTTCTTGCGGGCCATTTCTGAAGGGACAATCCCATTGGCACTCGACTCCCTTGCATTAGAATCAGGTTTTGAGATTGTATGCTCTATAGGTTCTTTAACAATACCCTCACCTCTTAACATGCTCTTCTTGCTCCCTGAAGGCAACTTCTGGTAGACCATTTCTACAGGGGCGATCTCATTGGCACCTGACTCCCTTGCATTCGAATCAGGTTCAGAGCTTTTATGCTCCATAGCAGTATCCTCACCTCTTAACATACTCTGCTTGCCCTCTGAAGGCAACTTCTTCTGGACCATTTCTTTTGGAACAGTTTCATTGGCAGCTGACTCCCTCGCACTAGAATCAGGTTCAGAGATTGTATGCGCCGTAGGTTCTTTAACAGTACCCTCACCTCTTAACATACTCATCTGATTGCTCTCTGAAGGCAACTGCTTCTGGACTATTTCTGTAGCAACAGTTTCATTGGCACCTGACTCCCTTGCAATAGAATAAGGTTCAGAGATTGTATGCTCCGTAGGTTCTTTAACAGTACCCTCACCTCTTAACATAATCATTTGGTTGCTCTCTGAAGGTAACTTCTTCTGGGCCAATTCTATAGGGGCAGTTTCATTAGCACCTGACTCCCTTGCATCAGAACCGGGTCCTGAGGTTGTATGCTCCAAAGGTTCTTTAACAGTACCCTCACGCTTTAGCATGTTCATTTGCTTACTCTCTGGAGGCAACAGCATGCCAGGTTTGTCGCTTTGGCTGTTCCGATTTAGCTTTGCCGGTCTGGATTCAGCTTTCAAATGCTTTTTCACTGTGCCAACAGACGAAAAAATACCATGTTTTCCAGAGAGGTTAGTGTTTTCTGGATTAGAAAAGTCAAGCATCGCTACATTGCTCTCTTGGTTAAATAAATTCCCCATAGTGTGCTGCATAAATATTTGAGCATACAGCCCATCTAATTCATTTGCATCAACATCAGATATCGTTTTGGGCTTCTTCCTTGCTTTTTTCACCGAATTATTGATGAGCGCTGCTCCTGAGTAAAATTGCTGGGTGTCGCTGCTTTGATTAATGTGATTCTCATTTCGGTCAATAGCCCTGTTCTGGCCTTGTGTGTAGCCATTTTTCAGGTTAACATCCCTGTTCTGGCCACCTTCCAAAACATGAGAGCTTGGTACAGCCTGACTCCTGCTGCAGCTCTCAGTTGCTCGTTCTCCACAATCAGATCCCATGATCACAGGAGTAGACTGAACCTTGCGGGCGGTTAAAGGGTCACTGGCTTTCTGTTTCCTTTTACTCTCTGAGGGCATGTTCTTGTTGTCATCGAGAACAATGATTGAACTATCAACAGCTCTGACAGTACTACCTTGTTGCAGAGCAGTAATTTTCCTACCAATGAACACAACAGCAATGAAAGGATCCAAAAGCTCCCACCGTTGGAGAAGGGTGAGTGCATTTTGTTGGTTCACAAGTACCTTTTGGATATACTCCATAGTATCAGTGAGGTCCTTCCAAAACTTATCAACATCTGACCACTCCATCGGATGCTTACCCCTCTGTGAACCGGGAGAAGCTTCATATAATTTGTTCCCACAAAACTTCCAGGCCTGAGTTAGTGAGCTGAGGACCACTTCCCTGTGTGGTGCTGTGAAATAGGATGCCATCTTAGCCCTGTCATTCCTTTTCCGCGGCTTGATGGTCCAGCCAGCATCCTTGAAAAGGCATTGGGCATGCGCTTCCAACTGATCAGGAAGATCCCTGCCTAAAGTCCTCTTGGTACAAGCAACAGGTGGCACAGACTGTAGACTGCTGGACTGAGGAACATCAACATCATCTAGTGAACTAGTATTCGCGTCGGGTGTACCCTTCTCAGGAAGGTGCTCAAGTTCAAGAAACTGCCCAGATCCAACATAATCATGGGAGAGGCGAGGTGGCACTGCTGCATCATAGGCTGGCTTGCTGAAGAGTGGGTATTCTTTGTCACCTCTGTCAGATAAATCTGCCGGGCTGCATGTGTACAGCGCTTGGCTATTGTCAACGATTTGACCTTGATCATAACTTAAGCAGGAGGCATCGCTTGGGAACGGCTGCTGATCTTGTAGCCACTGATACAAAAACGGGTCAGCAAGAGAAGGGTCAGCCTGGAACTGTGAGAACTCTGCCAGCGCGTCCATGTAGGACGGCATGGGATCATCGACcccgctcgtgctgctgctgccaGCAAATCCGACCGCGTCGCCTGCCCcggcagcaacggtgtcctcaGCCATCGCTTGCATGCGCATGTCAACGGTGTTACCGATGCCGACAGCAGCTGGACCAAACACTTGCTGCTGGTTACAGCTCCCGGACGTGCCTCCACCTGGCCAGTACCCTAGGAAACCCTGCAACACGGCATCCAGCTCGAGAGCCAATCCATCAATCCCCCCATTCTGCTCGGCATGACGATGTGCATGCTCCTCCTGGGCAGCGGTCCCGTGTTGGCCACTGTAACAATGTGCATGCTCCTGGACAGCAGTCCCGTGTTGTTGTTCATTGTAACAATGTGCATGCCCCTTGCTGACACCGAGATCCAATCTGCCCTCCACTGTAACAGTGTTCTGCTGCCGGTGAGCATGCGCACGGAGCTCCTCACCAAGGCTCGCTCCGGCATGCACCGGGGCAGACACAATGTGCTCACCGCGGAACGGCGGAGGCGGCTGGACCTTGAGGTTGAGGCCGTGCTGGGCCCGGGGCGCATCCGCGGGCCGCTGCGCGGCGAAGTGGGCGCCCGGGAGCAGCGACGTCTCGGCCACCCCGAAGTGCCTCCCCGCGAGCCCGGCGGCCTCCGTCTGCCCCGGCGCCCTGGAGAAGACCTCCCGGAAGAGGCGGAGCTCCATGAGCGACCTGTCGAAGGCACTCGCACCGTCGCCGGAGTCGTGGTCCGCCCTGGCGGCGACGTCCTCGCCGAAGATGAAGCGGATGGCGTCGTCCTCCCGGAACCCCAGCGCGTCCTCCGCGTCCATCTGGGGAGGGAGAAGCGAATCTGAGCGGGAAATCCGGGGGCTAGCGAGAAGATGATGCGGGAGAGCAGATCCGTCGGTACCTGGCCGAATGCGGGAATCCCGGCGAGGAAGAGGGCTGAGGGAGGGTCGAGGCGGCCCGGGCGGCGGCGAATCGAGCGGAGGAGCGAATCCGGCGGGCTGGTCTTCTGCCGCGGCGGGACGGGGCGAGATCCGCTGTGGCGCGCGCGGCTGGGGGCGCCCCGGCGTGCGGGAGGGCGGcgggggagaggggaggggggctcgccggggctggggtggggtggggtgaggAGCGAGTGAGCGAGGGAGCGGAGGGAGGAAGGGGAGTGGCAGTGTCTTTTTTTTTCCcttgttgtttgattgattgagagGGAGGGTTTTAAAAGTTTTTAAATGCCGgccgggcggaggaggaggagttaaATGGGGATGGTTGGAATTCGAATTCCGCGTGCGCCGAAATTCATTGGTTGATTTGATTGGCGGTTTGACCTCACTTTTGGCCATCCTCACATTTGGTGGGGATGGGGTTTCGCCGTGtccgaggcagcagcagcagcaaatgtgcatgtgtacgtgtgtgtGCGTTGGACTTTGTTTTTCCTCTCAACAAAAAATTGACCTAGACACACGAATACACAGATTCGAGTGTACCCGCTCAAGACAAACGCCGATagaatcccgcgagatccgtccAAGACAAATCTGTAGGGAAACATGATACGCACAACAAAATTATGCTACACAATCACACCCATAAACACTATGAAGATGGAGGTAACGATCAAACTCACCGGCAAGCGGGGTAACAGAAGCAGTGACGAGTCGGTGCGGCGTGAACATTCCTGCCGATTCCCGCAGCTGGGTTATGCCTCCCAGCCGCGATAGTGTTCCCCAAGACGAGAGTCGAAGTAGACGCCCTCTTCGAGGTATCCACGCGTTCCGTGGTAGTATTGGTTGGTGGTTTGACCTAACTTTTGGACCCTTGAGCGCGTGCGTTTCCAGGGGGTGAAAATTGACAAAAATTGGTCCTTTGGCCAAAGTTCAACACAAAATGACCTTGTTTTTAAAATATTTCACAAAAATGGCCATGCCCACATGACGCCCGCGCCCAGGGCGCCATGCTAGATTACATAACGGCCCGGTCAAGGGCGCCATACGCGTCAGCGCTGACTGCCACGTCGGTCTGGCcttgtgaaagatcgtggatgtcgcctagaggggggtgaataggcgctttaaaataattacggtttaggcttaaacaaatgcggaataaacctagcggttaatttatcaagtacaaaacctacaacaactaggctcacctatgtgcaccaacaacttatgctaagcaagataaactactaggtgatagcaagatatatgacaagaaacaatatgactatcacaaagtaaagtgcataagtaaagggctcgggtaagagataactgaggcacgcggagacggCGATGTATCCCGAAATTCACatccttgcagatgctaatctccgtttggagcggtgtggaggcacaatgttccccaagaagccactagggccaccgtaatctcctcacgccctcgcacaatgcaagatgtcgtaattccactaagggacccttgagggcggtcaccgaaaccgtacaaatggcaacccttgagggcggtcaccgaacccgtacaaattgcaacccttgggggcggtcaccgaacccatacactttggcaacccttgggggcggtcaccggtacccgtcaaattgctcggggcgatctccacaacctaattggagaccccgacgcttgcccggagctttacaccacaatgattgagctcccaacaccaccaaccgtctagagcacccaagaggaacaagctcaagggtgccaagcacccaagagtaataagcttctcaacttgtaacttccacgtatcaccgtggagaactcaaaccgatgcaccaaacgcAATGGCAAGGGCATACGGGGTGCccaagtgaaaggatcgatatggttgactagaggggggtgaataggcaactaacaatttttagcttttttaacaatttaaactttgcatcaaagtaggttgtctagatatgcaactaggtgagcaacctatatgatccaACAAAGATAggaactgttagggaacgtagtaatttcaaaaaaattcctacgcacacgcaagatcatggtgatgcatagcaacgagaggggagagtcttgtctacgtaccctcgtagaccgaaacggaagcgttgacgcaacgtagaggaagtagtcgtacgtcttcccggtccaaccgatccaagcaccgttactccggcacctccgagttcttggcacacgttcagctcgatgacgctccccgggctccgatccagcaaagcatcggggaggagttccgtcagcacgacggcgtggtgacgatcttgatgttcaaccgtcgcagggcttcccctaagcaccgctacaatatgaccgaggtgaaatatggtggaggggggcaccgcacacggctaaggaacgatcacgaagatcaacttgtgtgtctatggggtgccccctgcccccgtatataaaggagtggaggaggggagggccggccctctctatggcgcgccctagggagtcctactcccaccgggagtaggattcctcctttcctagtccaactaggattccttccatgtagtaggagtaggagacaaggaaggggaaaggagaagggaaggaaggagggggcgcagcccctccccctagtccaattcggactaggccttggggggcgcgcggcctgccctaggcagcccctctctctttcccgtatggcccaataagtcccaatacttcttcccccgtattcccgtaactccccggtactccgaaaaatacccgaatcactcggaacctttccgatgtccgaatatagtcgtccaatatattgatctttacgtgacgaccatttcgagactcctcgtcatgtccccgatctcatccgggactccgaactccttcggtacatcaaaactcataaactcataatataactgtcatcgaaaccttaagcgtgcggaccctacggttcgagaacaatgtagacatgaccgagacacgtctccggtcaataaccaatagcgggacctggatgcccatattggctcctacatattctacgaagatctttatcagtcagaccgcataacaacatacgttgttccctttgtcatcggtatgttacttgcctgagattcaatcgtcggtatccaatacctagttcaatctcgttaccggcaagtctctttactcgttccgtaatacatcatcccgcaactaactcattaattgcaatgcttgcaaggcttaagtgatgtgcattaccgagagggcccagagatacctctccgacattcggagtgacaaatcctaatctcgaaatacgccaacccaacatgtacctttggagacacctgtagagctcctttataatcacccagttacgttgtgacgtttggtagcacacaaagtgttcctccggcaaacgggagttgcataatctcatagtcataggaacatgtataagtcatgaagaaagcaatagcaacatactaaacgatcgggtggtaagctaatggaatgggtcatgtcaatcagatcattcaactaatgatgtgatcccgttaatcaaataacaactctttgtccatggttaggaaacataaccatctttgattaacgagctagtcaagtagaggcatactagtgacactctgtttgtctatatattcacacatgtattatgtttccggttaatacaattctagcatgaacaataaacatttatcatgatataaggaaataaataataactttattattgcctctagggcatatttccttcagtcttccacttgcactagagtcaataatctagatcacatcgccatgtgatttaacatcaatagttcacatctttatgtgattggttcacatctccatgtgactaacacccaaagggtttactagattcaataatctagttcacatcgctatgtgattaagacccaaaaagtgatcatgttttgcttgtgagagaagtttagtcaacgggtctgccacattcagatccgcatgtattttgcaaatttctatgtcaacaatgctctgcatggagctactctagctaattgctcccactttcaatatgtatccagattgagacttagagtcatctggatcagtgtcaaaacttgcatcgacgtaaccctttatgacgaaccttttgtcacctctgtaatcgagaaacatatccttattccagtaaggatgattttgaccgctgtccattgatctactcctagatcactattgtactccctctcttaacacagtgtatggtatacaatagatctagtacacagcatggcatactttatagaacatatgactgaggcatagggaatgactttcattctctttctatcttctgccgtggtcgggctttgagtcttactcaacttcacaccttgtaacacaagcaagaaactttttctttgactgttccattttgatctacttcaaaatcttgtcaaggtatatactcattgaaaaaacttatcaagcgtcttgatctatctctatagatcttgatactcaatatgtaagcagcttcaccgaggtctttctttgaaaaactcctttcaaacactcctttatgctttgcagaataattctacattatttccgatcaacaatatgtcattcacatatacttatcagaaatgttgtagtgctcccactcactttcttgtaaatacaggcttcaccgcaagtctgtataaaactatatgcttcgattaatttatcaaagcgtatattccaactccgagatgcttgcaccagttcataaatggatcgttggagcttgcatattttgttagcacctttaggattgacaaaacaatcttgttgcatcacatacaactcttctttaataaatccattaaggaatgcagttttgtttatccatttgccagatttcataaaatgcggcaattgctaacatgattcggacagacttaagcatagatacgagtgagaaactctcatcgtagtcaacaccttgaacttgtcgaaaaccttttgcgacaattctagctttgtagatagtaacactactatccgtgtccgtcttcctcttgaagattcatttattatcaatggcttgccgatcctcgggcaagtccaccaaagtccacactttgttctcatacatggatcctatctcagatttcatggcctcaagccatttatcggaatctgggctcatcatcgcttcctcatagttcgtaggttcgtcatggtcaagtaacatgacctccagaataggattaccgtaccactctggtgcggatctcactctggtttacctatgagattcggtagtaacttgatctgaagttacatgatcatcatcattagcttcctcactaattggtgtagtagtcacaggaacagatttctgtgatgaactattttccaataagggagaaggtacaattaccttatcaagttttctactttcctcccactcacttctttcgagagaaactccttctctagaaaggatccattcttagcaacgaatgtcttgccttcggatctgtgatagaaggtgtacccaactgtctcctttgggtatcctatgaagacatatttctctgatttgagtttgagcttatcgagatgaaactttttcacataagcatcgcaactccaaactttaagaaacgacaacttaggtttcttgccaaaccatagttcacacggtgtcgtctcaacggatttagatggtgccctatttaacgtgaatgcaactgtctctaatgcataaccccaaaccgATAGTGGTAgatcagcaagagacatcatactcgcactatatctaataaagtacggttatgacgttcggacacaccattacactatggtgttccaggtggcgtgagtagtgaaactatttcacattgttttaattgaaggccaaattcgtaactcaaatattttacctctgcgatcatatcgtagaaacttttattttcttgtcacgatgattttccacttcactctgaaattctttgaactgttcaaatgtttcagacttatgtttcatcaagtagatatccccatatctgctcaaatcatctgtgaaggtcagaaaataatgatacctgctgcaagccttaatattcatcagaccacatacatcagtatgtatgattttcaacaaatctgttgcttgcttcattgttctggagaacggcgttttagtcatcttgcccataaggcatggttcgcaagcatcaagtgattcataatcaagtgattccaaaagcccatcagcatggagtttcttcatgcgctttacaccaatatgacctaaacggcagtgccacaaataagttgcactatcattattaactttgcatcttttggcttcaatatcatgaatatgtgtatcactacgaccgagatccaacgaaccattttcattgggtgtgtaaccatataaggttttatttatgtaaacagaacaacaatttattctcttacttaaatgaataaccgtattgcaataaacatgatcaaatcatatttatgctcaacgcaaacaccaaataacacttatttaggttcaacactaatcccgaaagtatagggagtgtgcgatgatgatcatatcaatcttggaaccacttccaacacacattgtcacttcacccttaactagtctatgttcattctgcaactcccgtttcgagttactactcttagcaactgaactagtatcaaatactgaggggttgctataaacactagtaaagtacacattcactttgccatccctcttatccgccaatcacttggggtagttccgcttccagtgaccagtccctttgcagtagaagcacttagtctcaggcttaggaccagacttggacttcttcacttgagcagcaacttgcttgctgtttttcttgaagttccccttttccctttgcccttttcttaaaactagtgatcttgtcaaccatcaacacttgatgctctttcttgatttctaccttcatcgatttcatcatcatgaaaagctcgggattcgttttcgtcatcccttgtatactatagttcatcacgaagttctactaacttggtgatggtgactagagaattttgtcagtcactatcttatctggaagattaactcccacttgattcaagcgattgtagtacccagacaatctgagcacatgctcactagttgagcgattctcctccatcttttagctatagaacttgttggagacttcatatctcttaactcgggtatttgcttgaaatattaacttcaactcctggaacatctcatatggtccatgacgttcaaaacgtctttgaagtcccgattctaagtcgttaagcatggtgcactaaactatcaagtagtcatcatattgagctagccaaacgttcataacgtctgcatctgctcctgcaataggtctgtcacctagctgtgcatcaaggacataattcttctgtgcagcaatgaggataaacctcagatcatggatccaatccgcatcattgctactaacatctttcaacacaatttttctctaggaacatatcaaaataaacatatgaaagcaacaacgcgagctattgatctacaacatagatatgctaatactaccaggactaagttcatgataaattaaagttcaattaatcatattacttaagaactcccacttagatagacatccctctaatcctctaagtgatcacgtgatccaaatcaactaaaccatgtccgatcatcacgtgagatggagcggtttcattggtgaacatcactatgttgatcatatttactatatgattcacgctcgacctttcggtctccatgttccgaggccatatctgtatatgcttggctcgtcaagtataacctgagtatttcgcgtgtgcaactgttttgcacccgttgtatttgaacatagagcctatcacacccgatcatcacg
This window harbors:
- the LOC119357316 gene encoding uncharacterized protein LOC119357316 isoform X2, translated to MDAEDALGFREDDAIRFIFGEDVAARADHDSGDGASAFDRSLMELRLFREVFSRAPGQTEAAGLAGRHFGVAETSLLPGAHFAAQRPADAPRAQHGLNLKVQPPPPFRGEHIVSAPVHAGASLGEELRAHAHRQQNTVTVEGRLDLGVSKGHAHCYNEQQHGTAVQEHAHCYSGQHGTAAQEEHAHRHAEQNGGIDGLALELDAVLQGFLGYWPGGGTSGSCNQQQVFGPAAVGIGNTVDMRMQAMAEDTVAAGAGDAVGFAGSSSTSGVDDPMPSYMDALAEFSQFQADPSLADPFLYQWLQDQQPFPSDASCLSYDQGQIVDNSQALYTCSPADLSDRGDKEYPLFSKPAYDAAVPPRLSHDYVGSGQFLELEHLPEKGTPDANTSSLDDVDVPQSSSLQSVPPVACTKRTLGRDLPDQLEAHAQCLFKDAGWTIKPRKRNDRAKMASYFTAPHREVVLSSLTQAWKFCGNKLYEASPGSQRGKHPMEWSDVDKFWKDLTDTMEYIQKVLVNQQNALTLLQRWELLDPFIAVVFIGRKITALQQGSTVRAVDSSIIVLDDNKNMPSESKRKQKASDPLTARKVQSTPVIMGSDCGERATESCSRSQAVPSSHVLEGGQNRDVNLKNGYTQGQNRAIDRNENHINQSSDTQQFYSGAALINNSVKKARKKPKTISDVDANELDGLYAQIFMQHTMGNLFNQESNVAMLDFSNPENTNLSGKHGIFSSVGTVKKHLKAESRPAKLNRNSQSDKPGMLLPPESKQMNMLKREGTVKEPLEHTTSGPGSDARESGANETAPIELAQKKLPSESNQMIMLRGEGTVKEPTEHTISEPYSIARESGANETVATEIVQKQLPSESNQMSMLRGEGTVKEPTAHTISEPDSSARESAANETVPKEMVQKKLPSEGKQSMLRGEDTAMEHKSSEPDSNARESGANEIAPVEMVYQKLPSGSKKSMLRGEGIVKEPIEHTISKPDSNARESSANGIVPSEMARKKLPSLKESSPRTPPKDSPKVSVDNAVPVELSLESNTAPLKTDLSRDSQICKTIAAKRKPEGCDKHIKKRPLELRIHDDDLLITAIVKNRDVDSYNKFAASSDFSVAKYKKLKGQKRATKLLGKGGTNLLGGKRISLARKTVLCWLIATGFLTVKDVIQYRNLKSNEVMKDGQVTWEGILCKCCAKTLSVSDFKAHAGCCLPKSSLGLFLQSGKSYTLCQLEAWSAELMSRRSDACGRKVEAMDENDDTCGFCGDGGELLCCDNCPSTYHEACLSAQELPEGSWYCHNCSCRKCGTPVSENEVPSSSDILKCLQCGDSYHGTCINHEMLPCDDKRSNTWFCGRYCKEIFVGLHSHVGIENIIDNGLSWTILKCCSDGRRLHSARKIAHMTECNTKLAVALTLLEECFIRMVDPRTGVDMIPHVLYNKGSNFARLDYQGFYTIILEKGDEILCVASIRLHGTKAAELPFIATCVDYRRKGMCRRLLDIIEKMLRSFHVEMLVLSAIPELVNTWVSGFGFKPIKDDERKQLRNVNLMLFPGTSLLTKRLDGNITTKPEKEEGTYNVSGLTNGKCLPNGKANEHLELRDLELPEELNNEVAMNGSLRTLKREFSPAAWFNSTKLAVGEV